A stretch of Anaeromyxobacter dehalogenans 2CP-1 DNA encodes these proteins:
- a CDS encoding cold-shock protein: MATGTVKWFNDAKGFGFITQDGGGEDVFCHHTAIQAEGFRSLAEGQKVEFDVTKGPKGLQAANVRPI, from the coding sequence ATGGCTACCGGTACCGTGAAGTGGTTCAACGATGCGAAGGGCTTCGGCTTCATCACCCAGGACGGCGGCGGCGAGGACGTGTTCTGCCACCACACCGCCATCCAGGCCGAGGGCTTCCGGAGCCTCGCAGAGGGGCAGAAGGTCGAGTTCGACGTGACCAAGGGCCCGAAGGGCCTGCAGGCGGCCAACGTCCGTCCGATCTGA